In the genome of Lysobacter sp. BMK333-48F3, the window GCGTGTTCGTCCACGAGAGCGGCCAGGACGCGATCACCGCGGTGCTGTTCCGCTGCGTGTTCGGCTGCGTGTTCCTGATCGCCTGGGGCAGCGCGCGCGGCCTGTTCCGCGGCCTGCTCGGCGAACGCGCGCTGATCCGCTCGGCGATCGTCAGCGGCGTGCTGCTGGTGCTGAACTGGGTCGCCCTGTTTGCCGGCATGGCGCGCTCGTCGATCGGCGTGGCGACCATGGTCTATCACTTCTTCCCGTTCGTGGTCCTGGGCATGGCGGCGCTGTTCTACGGCGAACGCACCCGCGCCGCCGACCTGGGCTGGACCGCGATCGCCTTCGTCGGCGTGCTGTGCTCGGCCGATCCGTTCAAGCTCTGGAGCAGCGCCGGCAGCGGCTATCTGATCGGCGTCGGCCTGACCTTCGTCGCCGCGATCCTGTGCGGCGCCTCGCTGTTGCTGTCGCGCAAGATCAGCCGCGAACGGCCGCTGGCGGTGGTGCTGATCCAGTGCCTGGTCGGGGTGCTGATGCTGGCGCCGCTGGCCGACTACGCCGCGGTGTGGAAGCCCGGCTCGCACTGGTTCTGGCTGGCCGGCCTGGGCCTGATCCACAGCGGCGTGTGCTACGTGCTGTTCTATTCGTCCTACCCGCGCCTGCAGGTGGCGACGATCGCGGTGGTCGCCTTCATCTATCCGGTGATCGCGCTGCTGCTGGACTATCTGATCTACGGCCACGCGCTGGCGCCGGTGCAGCGCCTGGGCGTGGCCTTGATCGTGCTCGGCACGCTCGGGGTGAATCTGAAATGGCAGTGGCGCCGGGCGCGGCCGGCGCGGGCCTGAGCGAAGCCGATCGGGCCCCAGGCATGTCTGCAAACGCTTTACTCGACCCGGTCCGCTCTCGACGCGGATCAGCGGGCTTGCCGCTCGCCGCGCAAGGATGCGCCGGCGGGGACTTTATCGGCGTCGTGCGGCCGGGCGCTCCGCCCGGCAGATTCGCTCAGCCGGTCTGGACCAGCCGCCAGGCGCCTTCGACGTCGGACTCGACCCGCGCCCACGGCACCGGTTCGCGCCCGCACAGGCGTTCCCAACCGGCGGCGAGCTGATCGCAGATGTCTTCCCAATGGCGTTCGCCGTGATGGGCGCGCGCACCCAGGCCGTAGGCGATCGCCAGTTCGCGCACCCGGTGCGGAATCGAGCCGTCCGCGCCCGGATCGGCGCCTTGAAACGACCGCAGCGGCGGCGCCGCGCAGAGCCAATCGACATCCGTATGCGTCATGGGCGAAATCCGTTGGCATTGCTCTTGCATCCGGACGATATCGTCTTTGCGTGAAGAAGGGCGCGGCGAACCGCGGCCAACGCACACGGCGAGCGCGAACCCAGTCGCAAACACGCAAAGCGGCGAGGCGGGAAGCTTTCATATCGGCCGCGGTCACGCGCGCATTGCGATGCCAAGCTGAACCACGAGTGCGCGGCATCCTGAATCGACGTGCGTACCGTCACGGCCGCGCAAACAAAAAAGCGCCGCCCAGGCGGGCGGCGCCGCGAGCGCGACCTGCGCGCTCAACCCTTGATGCAGACCACTTGGCGCAAGGTGTG includes:
- a CDS encoding DMT family transporter, producing MSTVAASAAPAADSRGALIQLLVAELLIGSVGVFVHESGQDAITAVLFRCVFGCVFLIAWGSARGLFRGLLGERALIRSAIVSGVLLVLNWVALFAGMARSSIGVATMVYHFFPFVVLGMAALFYGERTRAADLGWTAIAFVGVLCSADPFKLWSSAGSGYLIGVGLTFVAAILCGASLLLSRKISRERPLAVVLIQCLVGVLMLAPLADYAAVWKPGSHWFWLAGLGLIHSGVCYVLFYSSYPRLQVATIAVVAFIYPVIALLLDYLIYGHALAPVQRLGVALIVLGTLGVNLKWQWRRARPARA